aagttCTGATTTGCTGGGGCACCAATGTTATTTGTTGAATATTTACATCATTAGGTAATTCAAATTCGTCCTTACTGTAATCAACTTTGTCTTTAAACCCATAAAATTCATTGAAATTCTTCACAAAACTGCCATTAATCCTCCAATTGTATTTAACTTTGTCTTTCAATAACATATTTGCTGATAGAGTCATTTCAACCAAACTCAAaggtttaatattaacaaataaatcagttaaattaatttttttaacaccaTTTTTAACAATATCAACTTGTTCCAAATAATTCTCCAATCTTAACAACATTGTTTCGCCATCCCACTTCTGAATTGTTAAAATGTGTATTCCTATTGGTAACTTTTTGTTAATAAAGGTGTATTCATTTTTGTAACTATTCCAATAACGTCTGTTTATGCATTGTTTTACTCTGTTGAATAGAATCTGTGGTTTCAATTCGATTTCTTTGGCAAGTTTTTTCTCGTATACtctgttttgtttggaattaGCTTTggttaaatacaaataatgggTTCCTCTGACAATGAGCCCTTTGTTATGTTCTGTTTCATTGGCAAATATGAATGATCCTGTATCGTCAGTCAGGATTCTTCTAAGCACCATCAAATCTATAGAACCTTCTAGAAGAGAGCTTCCTCCTTGAGCTCTGTCGTTGAAAATTGATAGCCGTagatttttctttatatcttcAATGTAAATCCTTGATGTTACTGGATAAAAGTTTCCTGGAAAGtgaaaaaaatttgtaaatcGGCTGACCTGGAAGTAATTTTTTCCAACTTTTTAATCAACTtcctaaaaaggaggaggttctatgtgcTGAATGTATGTTTTCTTATgtatatatcatcattatcaatcgtcattttgattttgaaaattatttttttgtttggaagggtatacttccagggtggtcccatttttttcatgtcaggatctgatgatggcatcctggacaAAGCGAGAgcgaactttcgaaaatcgtagagacgacTAGTGCGTTGGTTCACtttttcattaggtattttaaagcattatagtttttttttataattttcgaagcgatagcatttgtagaaagagtacTTATCACATAGCTGTACGCCCAGTTTTTATACAATATCCAGAACCCGGattcgcttggtggtacgtctttgcaggtagggtgataactagccacggttgataccatcatcatcatcagaccaggcctgagccaatttagacaGAAATTTAGAAAagacaacaattttatttttctttttttgataattttatttttctgatataaatgaataaataaagttCCCAAAGACATATTTGATGAATAGATATCTTTCGCCCAAGGATTATATCTGATGAAGAAAAGCTAAGAACTGCCTTAGCCATATGACACttcaattctttttttacaatcgcaaacgctacgataattgaaaaatgtatgggaatgacatttgctatcgacaggtcacgtgatcaagatctgtcattcccatacatctttctagttttcgaagcgttagcgatcgtagaaagaaaatcgacgtgccactaggCTAGGGGACAGATGGCTTCAGGCCGTTTCCTTACCAGCAATAGGGTCCAAGTTATAAGGTTCGTACGTCGCTCTCATATGCCTGATCCTCTTCATCATTTGTCTCCCATTGGCATCCGTATAAAAAGTACCCTCATTTTCTAGATCTGTAGTGTATCGTATAAAAACCTCTTTTCCTCTATTATCCTCAACTGGTATGGGACCTATGACCCAATCTATTTCAATAATTGGctgatttttgtataatttgaccACAAATGACGCGTATTtggaatattttatatgtatttcttgTACTATGTCTGTTTTGTAGACTTTTGTTTCTACGAAATCTATTATTGGCTCGGGGTAAACGTTTGCGGAtctaaaagttaataaaaatacaaaattacttatattttgaggatttaatattttcttaccTGCTTAGTGACCTTATGAGGCCTATACAAGGATCcgaggagcatttttacaatagggatgatgacagttttttaaattgtatataaatgaagagtacgctaatagtaaagcaattgtAAAAGTatcagggtatctgcgatcattactttcggagctacagggatttaaagggtcagatttgcggtgcCGCCCCGGGCACCCGCGTGGTGCTCGTTCCCGatgaaatacagggataatatatagcctatagccttcctcgataaatgggctatcttacactgaaagaatttttcaaatcggaccagtagttccagagattagcgtgttcaaacaaacaaactcttcagctttataatattagtatagaaatgcAACCGATTTTGAAACCTAAAAACGCCGGTGGTAAGCTggtgtcgtattaatttaacccgtttctgaaataaccacattttcaatattcatggcttgaattaatacatcatcagCTTAGCACcatcttcaaactgatcagcaggtaggacataataatattatggtgttatttttcgcttttagtttAATGggtaggtacgtttttaggttttgaagttggttgtatttttttattaaaatttatttaaaaaaaaaacataccggtTAACTTGAgaacttttttgaagtcggtttacagaattacttatattttaaggtttttaaagtttttcttaCCTGTAACGCCCAATGAGTGACAtaaaccttcttatgaggcccatagttagcgaccaagtctcattcgaacctacgccctctgaatgaaaggcagaggtcatatccactgggctatcacggctctaacttAACAGATAAGTTAgttccttatcaacccatattcggctcactgctaagctcgagtctcctctcagaatgagaggggttaggtcaatagtcctccacgctggcccaatgcggattggcagacttcacacacgcagagaattgagaaaattctctggtatgcaggtttcctcacgatgttttccttcaccgtttgagacacgtgatatttaattacttaaaatgcacacaactttaaagttggaggtgcatgccctagtgattcgaacccacaccctccggaatcggaggcagaggtcatatccactgagctatcacggttgTAACTTAACAGAGAAGTTACTTACCTAAAAATATAAGCGCCCGGTTGTTTTTTAGTAGAATTGCCGACCGGTTCGTCTGACACGTAATAGTAGAATTGTATATCTAGAGACGTATTCACGCCGTTCGAGAGATTCATGCTGCTGATTTTGTTATAACCATCTATGTTTATTTGGACGTGCTGTAAATGGAAGTTAGGTTTAACTTGGGTTTAGGAATTCGTTTTACTTTTTTGATCGATATCTCAATAACTTTAGAcgataccgacaaagacgtaccgccaagcgatttagcgttccggtactatgtcgtgtagaaaccgaaaggggagtggattttcatcctcctcctaacaagttagcccgcttccatcttagattgcatcataacttaccatcaggtgagattgtaatcaagggctaacttgtaaagaataaaaaaaggtaaaaaaaatacaaaagaccATAATTGTAGAGTGTACAAAGAGCATCAAAATAGTATCATAACAAAATTTTCGTATCTCAACGGAGAACcgagttattgtaaaaaaacttttttctaGATGGTGGAAAATGTACAGGAAATCGTAGTCGAGAATTTGAAGTTAAGCTTCTTTATGTTCTCCCCACGTcatccaaaattcagctttctcggttAATTTTAATTCCAAATATAGTAATAAGTATAGTAACTGAACTAATACAAAATCTAGTGTAATAGTGTAGTCTaaatggtcaacgatcttagctagACAAATTTATAATGTCGAAAAACGTTGTagcaatattttttgattaagtaatgatttcattatttattaagataatattatatatagattttttataatttaaaaaagattttttttaaatataagttgCTGGGTGGTTAGTGTAGGTCTGGGCCGGGGAATTTCATTCGCTTTTACAAAAACTTCTTGGAAATGCACTTACGTTAAATGTTCTAAATCTTACCTGGTTCcttataattttatctttagAATCTACAGCACTATAATCAGCATCTAAATCATCGTCACAATTCTCTTCATTGtttgttaaattgtatttttctgaATCATTTGatctcaatacatttagttcaCGAGCAAtagataaagatttattttcttCTGTTGTTTGTGCTGAGATATTAAGGATATCTCGATTTTGTTCATTAGATTTTTTATGTTTCTCTTTTTCGTTTGTTGTTGTATTTGTATCTTGTAAATCTTCAGATGTTACTTCTATGTTATATTTGGACGTTacaatattactattattatttgccATTATTAAATCTCTATtatgttcattaaattttctaTTGGTATTGTTTTTCTCCTTTTCAATTGTTGTTATATTTGTATCTGGTAACACTTCAGATGTGCCTTCTATGTTATATTTGGACTTTGTTACAATACTActgttattattgaaaatatctACAACATCTGTTCCTATAACTGCATTAATTAAACCTTCAGATGTTACTTCTATATTACGTTTAGAAGTTATTTCAACATCACTTGTAGTATTAACAACATTCCAACCTTCTGTTCGTGTCACTGCATTAACGTAACTTAAAGTTGTTGTGTAGAGTTCTTCTTTGTTATGTACAGAAGTTATTTCAATATCATTATGATTTATAACACCACTTTTTGTTCGAGTAACTGCATTGTTTAAACCTTCAGTTGTTACTTCAACTTTATCTATAGACGTTATTTCAATATCATTATTTGCAACACCACTTTCTGTTCGCGTAACTGGATATATTAATCCTTTGGTTGTTACTTCTATTTTATGTGTAGAAATTTCACTAGTGTTGTAATATAAGGATTCTTCTTcgtcataatttttaaaagctgTAGAATCATATtctgttgttattttaaaattgtccaGATTTTTTTCATCAAACTTGTTTGTATATTTCAGTATTGTGTTATCGTAATTGCTTATAATAtctgttgttattttaaaatcatcgtCATCAATGTTCCCAGACAACTCATTATTAGTATTTTcgatttcatcaaaatcgtttCTATATTTCAGTGTAATTGTACCGTCATTACTATCTACATTACTATCTGTGGTTGTGTTAGGATCATCAACATTTTTAGTTGGCCATTCATCGTTATCAAATTGAGTTTCTTCAAAATCGTGCGCACTCATTGTAACTGTTTCACTTTTatcgtatttatttaaatcatttattattttaaaatcatcaaaacGCCTAACAAGTGTTTCATTGTTAATGGAAATCTCATCATTAATTTGAGTGTCATCATATTCTCTTCTAAAGTTTGATGTTACTGTTTCATAATCCTTTAGATCATCAAGTTTGTCTATTGTATCcagtttattaaaatcaaaatcgatATAGTCATTAGCTTTTGGTGTTTCAATTAAATTCTGTCTTATGTTGGACTTTCCttgaatatttcttatttttctttttaaagattTCTTTACTCGGGTAATTTTTTGCGCTTCTAAGGGCTTCCTTCCCATCtttcttgtttttctttttaaaattttcttcaaaTGCTTTAACGTTTGGTTTTCTATATAGTACGACCTCAGGCCCAGCGGTGGGATGTTTTGAGCAATGAACACCAGTTCGTGTGTTGCTGGGTCGATCCTATTTGGTATGTCGAATATATGATTTGGAATTTTCATTTTTGCTGCCTGTATTTTTGCacctgtaataataaataatgaatacaaactatacttataaaaaaactggtcgaattctatacatttattcgcaatttgatattttactcataccatttgtaacaacaaacgttagcgtagcataacggacgacagcgccatctagaatctatacttataatacgaattctgtacattgaagatattttgaaaatttttgttgggggacattatataatcgattttttgtctgtctgtccgtgtttttttgttattcggtcTACACGCTGAacctactgaatgaattcaaatgaaacttggcacagtttAAGAGCATAATAtcgagaaggttataggatactttttattgcaaaaataaaatgagaagggggtgaaataggggttgaaagtttgtatggaaagtccttcatttttagagttacagttttaaaattttgtttttaagttttcaCCACcgtaaagtggtgaaatagggcttgaaagtttacattgaattccacgtggacgaagtcgcgggcgtccgctagtaatacataatatggaaatgcacacaaatgagaCAAATTCGAATTAGACATTTTGGAAATACTAACCTGATGGGTCGAACACCACATACTTTATATCTCTAATAGGCAACCGGACAGGCATCGTCACGGGCCAAGCTAATGGATTATATACTGTTATCTGTAATAAAACATCATAAATGTCATCAtagagctcgagtttcctctcagaatgagaggggttaggccaatagtccaccacgctggcccaatgcggattggcagacttcacacacgcagagaattgagaaaattctctggtatgcaggtttcctcgcgatgattttccttcaccgtttgagacacgtgatatttaattccttaaaatgcacacgactgaatagttggaggtgcatgccccggaccggattcaaacctacataCACAGTCATATGGTTATAGAATAAAGCCTagatagcactcggggatagtgtagctttccaacagtgaaagaatctttcaaatcggttcagtagttccagagcccaTGCAAAACATATATACAATCAAATTTTCcctctttatagtatagataaaaatacaaACGCAGTCAAGCTCCATTTTGAATTACGCAACCACCCAATTGCAAGAAAGCTATCGACGACAAACAAAGACTTTACTTGCTTAATATTAAAGCGTTTCATCATTATCTttatcatccgatggacgtccactgctggacataggcctcttgcatggacctctaagcacaacggtctcgagccgccagcatccagcgactccctgcaacccagcttgatgtcttcagtccacctaatggggggtcgaccaacactgcactttccggtgcggggttaccattccttgggaccccaacgtccatcggctcttcgaactatgtgccgcccattgccacttcagcttcgcgactcgctgagctatgtcagtgactggttcgtctgcggatcacctcatttatgattcgatcacgcaatgAAACCCCAAACAAAAGAAGTTGAAATTTACTTACATGAAATTTGGTGATTTTAGTGTCAGGACAAGATGATATGTTCAGGTAACATAACATATACTCTGTATGTGGTGGACTGTTGCGAATTTTGCTGAAATCATAAcaatacgtacgtacgtacgtacgcaatcaatgataattttatactatcg
The DNA window shown above is from Bicyclus anynana chromosome 27, ilBicAnyn1.1, whole genome shotgun sequence and carries:
- the LOC112048803 gene encoding uncharacterized protein LOC112048803, which gives rise to MVLLNSKCFYWAIYVKVVMSMDTLLEDLLTPIPQLGEKCGYDSCPNLKTDWINVHLVPHSHGELGLAKTFTEYYTGDSSGGGMRMRINWKNILDSSISELWADKGRRFTISNSELPYFFHWWKNRDGTIHRMVYELVRQGRLVFVGGGWGMPDEACTSYQAIIDSYTYSLRKLNATFLSCARPLVAWQADSFGHSRELTSLVAQMGFDGLFVNPISFDDELLRMQRRALEFVWRGSDDLGGDTDIYTHKLFDGYWSPPGYCFGSTCDDPLFMASDAVFNNVEQRIEDFITKIRYRQAPHYNTRHVMVMMGKRLGFYDAKLWFTNIDKLIHNLNERTYKNNEKMHAFYSTPACYLKAVYDENPPLETKQDDFFPYAYNKDTYATGMYTTRPTFKYLVRESNIFLQIAKQLQVLTNLDNNDKLFEDFNWIMGVVQDHNIISGAMRDHVANYYTEKLHSAVQWSTELIQTAFNKIRNSPPHTEYMLCYLNISSCPDTKITKFHITVYNPLAWPVTMPVRLPIRDIKYVVFDPSGAKIQAAKMKIPNHIFDIPNRIDPATHELVFIAQNIPPLGLRSYYIENQTLKHLKKILKRKTRKMGRKPLEAQKITRVKKSLKRKIRNIQGKSNIRQNLIETPKANDYIDFDFNKLDTIDKLDDLKDYETVTSNFRREYDDTQINDEISINNETLVRRFDDFKIINDLNKYDKSETVTMSAHDFEETQFDNDEWPTKNVDDPNTTTDSNVDSNDGTITLKYRNDFDEIENTNNELSGNIDDDDFKITTDIISNYDNTILKYTNKFDEKNLDNFKITTEYDSTAFKNYDEEESLYYNTSEISTHKIEVTTKGLIYPVTRTESGVANNDIEITSIDKVEVTTEGLNNAVTRTKSGVINHNDIEITSVHNKEELYTTTLSYVNAVTRTEGWNVVNTTSDVEITSKRNIEVTSEGLINAVIGTDVVDIFNNNSSIVTKSKYNIEGTSEVLPDTNITTIEKEKNNTNRKFNEHNRDLIMANNNSNIVTSKYNIEVTSEDLQDTNTTTNEKEKHKKSNEQNRDILNISAQTTEENKSLSIARELNVLRSNDSEKYNLTNNEENCDDDLDADYSAVDSKDKIIRNQHVQINIDGYNKISSMNLSNGVNTSLDIQFYYYVSDEPVGNSTKKQPGAYIFRSANVYPEPIIDFVETKVYKTDIVQEIHIKYSKYASFVVKLYKNQPIIEIDWVIGPIPVEDNRGKEVFIRYTTDLENEGTFYTDANGRQMMKRIRHMRATYEPYNLDPIAGNFYPVTSRIYIEDIKKNLRLSIFNDRAQGGSSLLEGSIDLMVLRRILTDDTGSFIFANETEHNKGLIVRGTHYLYLTKANSKQNRVYEKKLAKEIELKPQILFNRVKQCINRRYWNSYKNEYTFINKKLPIGIHILTIQKWDGETMLLRLENYLEQVDIVKNGVKKINLTDLFVNIKPLSLVEMTLSANMLLKDKVKYNWRINGSFVKNFNEFYGFKDKVDYSKDEFELPNDVNIQQITLVPQQIRTFVIKYEYKRLLPPGGPVIDLHRKLSTLHVREEEDLLRSPPPQSTGCDEGGFTTVRSKRSIKRERAKLKRQNATSGSRPIFQQPAGETSSAAGGSGVTRPPKVKHQGTDPEEQRPAKRRPPRSQEGPRKTARELSELAVAFHRADGVLVDAELAKEIRKRLSDLIGEAIEQDVDSDKLNFVASGLVSEGFYLVTPANGMARDWLLSCNLGLYDGVPIRSVRRDRAKAVIWIPGMENRLSCPLNRLKGQNKTRTDLQIPEWNLIVREPLTLGERLIVGVPQEVCKVFDKGEVWLYYELIKVQVRLLKGKKVGTTDVEMEDTSQRPPTGATGGSSGPATSYTDYQSSGGASGDNSTPPQCPPSAGASGTAGLLRAETGTQKSRHMCGDEKLAGPLKESR